A segment of the Pelecanus crispus isolate bPelCri1 chromosome Z, bPelCri1.pri, whole genome shotgun sequence genome:
GGGAAAGGGTGTCTTTGCcgtgcacccccagctcctgTCCCTCAGTCCTGCAATGGAGAGCGGAGTCTCAGAATTGCCCTATTggctgggagaagagagagggtCTTGGATGGGCTGCTCAGTTCTGGGGACTTCTCGCAGATCCATGGCAAATAGCTACTGCAGTCAACGCTGCTTGTCTTCACGCCAAAGGACATTTTTACACAGGAGTAGAACATACTGTTCAGAGAAGTGAAGATGCTCGTGAGAGCTGACATGCTCCCAGCCGACTGCCGGGCCTGTGGTGCCCCCGACAcagctgcagccacaggacCCTTAGCTTGGGCAGGAAGGCCAGAGCAGTGCCCAGGCCCAAGCATCGGTCCCATGGCCGTGACAGATGCCTGGGCAGTGCCCAGCACCTCTACCCATGGCTGGTGAAGGTGGGAGAGGtgcaggtggccaagaaagaaCAACTTACTCTTTAGACTGCCTCTGATACAGCCCCTTAAGTTTATCATTACGATACTGGTAAGTCTCTCCAATCCAGTATGAACCATAATATTCCTGCACAAAATGCTGTGGGGAGAGAAGCTGTTGAccacctgccccatggccagcacccacctggtgcccaggacccccaagcCTGGCTGGcctcctccccacagcccaCCAGGATGGGCACCCAGGGCTCCCGGTGCCACCTCAGCACCTCCACAGCTGCCGCAGCCCCAtgggctctgcccagccccaccatcgccccacagcccccccgcTCCATACCGGCACCGTCCATGATGGCCAGTCGCCTTGGACCAGCAGCTGAGCGGCTTTACTCCTGCAGTCATCATGGCTGGCCCACCAGGTCTTCCTCTCCACCGAGATGAAGAGGCACTTGCCCCTGTAGAGCACCCAGCCCAAGGGGCAGCAATCTGGGGGCAGGGGCACGACTCAGGCGCTTGTCCTCCCCCACATGCTTGGGGGGCCAGCCTGGCCGCAATCAGCCCCCAcatctccccatccccacaccccGCCATGGCCCTACCTGTATTCACGCAGGCGCGCAGGCTGCTCACAGTGCTCTCGCTGTTGTTGAGCTTCCCCTGcacctcctgcacctcctcctgcagcacagccagctcctgcctggcgCGCCCCAGCTCGCCGTTCAGGCTGTCCAGCTCCAGCCGGCTGCTGTTGCCCTCCCGCCACGCTCGCTGCAGCTCCGCTCTGGCCCACGCCAGCTCCAGCCGTGTCTGCTCCAGGCTCCGCTCCCGCGCGCTCACCTCCTGCGAGAGGCGGCCCTGCTCGGCCGCGTGCTCCTGGGAGGTGTCCCGCAGGCTGCGGGTGACCTGCCAGTCTGGGGACAGGGCGAGAGAGCTGGGCCAGGGGCATGGCACAGCCCGGCCGGGGGACGCGGGACTGACCCTGCTTGGGGCATGTCCCTTGCTAGGGGGAGCGGGATAAGAGTGTGCGACTGTGGGCAGAGACAGTGCTGGGGGTGCcagtgggaagggaaaggaagccCCAGTGGTGGCAAGGGGAGGCAGCGGGTGGTAATGGAAAGGCGATGGGAGGCGATGGGGAAGCAATGCGGGGGCAATGGGAGGcagtgggaggcaagggaaaggtGATGGGAGGCAGTGggaaggcactgggagggcactgggaggcagtgggaggcaagggaaaggtGATGGGAGACAATGGGGAAGCAATGGTGAGGCAAGGTGAAGGCAGTGGGAATGTAATGGGAAGGCACTTGGAAGACACTGGGAGACAGTGGGAGGCAATGGGAGGCAATGG
Coding sequences within it:
- the LOC142596644 gene encoding uncharacterized protein LOC142596644 is translated as MAQSVVYADLKFAAAPPLTAPTSRAAPDEDDSPYENVPLGPVPAAPSPGRWPRRWRVPVGLLAASLLLLLVATVALGACYWQVTRSLRDTSQEHAAEQGRLSQEVSARERSLEQTRLELAWARAELQRAWREGNSSRLELDSLNGELGRARQELAVLQEEVQEVQGKLNNSESTVSSLRACVNTDCCPLGWVLYRGKCLFISVERKTWWASHDDCRSKAAQLLVQGDWPSWTVPHFVQEYYGSYWIGETYQYRNDKLKGLYQRQSKDMFYSCVKMSFGVKTSSVDCSSYLPWICEKSPELSSPSKTLSLLPANRAILRLRSPLQD